A portion of the Vibrio coralliirubri genome contains these proteins:
- the recB gene encoding exodeoxyribonuclease V subunit beta, giving the protein MTTTSSVQVIAPKTLDTMTFPLHGARLIEASAGTGKTFTIAGLYLRLLLGHGTAAPQGDLTEATRHHEPLTVDQILVVTFTEAATAELRDRIRARIHDARIAFARGQSDDPVIAPLLQAIDDHAGAAKTLLNAERQMDEAAVYTIHGFCQRMLTQNAFESGSRFDNEFVTDESHLKAQVVADYWRKQFYPLPIQLAGEVRNIWGSPASLLADVNRYLTGSPLKLTVDAMSGDLQTLHNQNLDKVKQLKALWCESEADFLALISGSDVNKRSYTKKSLPTWLEAVTAWAQSDTHDYQFPDKLEKFSQATLIEKTLKGTAPQHAVFEAIEDFLNSPADLKAPLLAHAITHCRTMLAKAKQQKQWLSFDDLLTQLSASIDVDEQSLLVERIRTLYPVAMIDEFQDTDPLQYSIFSRIYLDNPQCGLFMIGDPKQAIYGFRGADIFTYIKARNQVSAHYTLGTNWRSSADMVSAVNQVFMNSDSPFIYDQDIPFLPVAASPSADKRQWVMNGETQHALTFWLQEAEDKPLPKGEYHKAMAEATASQIQTILAASQNHQVYFDNGKKQHAVNAGDIAVLVRTGSEARLIKNALSEQGIASVYLSNRDSVFTSLVAQDIQRLLQAVLTPENDRALRASLASELFALDAASLDELNNDEVVWENVVNEFREYRKLWLQRGVLPMLRSVISKRHLAERLLEEENGERSLTDLMHIGELLQQARQELDSDYGLLRWLAEAISDAQNGLGGSEDDIQRLESERNLVQIVTIHKSKGLEYDLVFLPFVASYREASEGKFYDHDSDTTVLDITGSDSALAQADKERLAEDLRLIYVALTRAVYGCFIGMAPLRKGRSTKEPTGVHLSAMGYLVQNGQEQGIAELHQALSAIEGKNSSVLLAETPTAHEQIFVQTEQVSDDLQASELKASIDRAWRITSYSGLVKQGSHGASHDATIEVSGFDIDSADEQDESELIEPERSIFTFPRGARPGTFLHTLFEDVEFTEPATSEHNTQVITHLLESEQYELEWLPVLQQLVDTVLNTALDGKNLKLSEKDSTQRLVEMEFLLPIEVLAASELNQTIQYHDPLSAKAGDLGFQTVQGMLKGFIDLVFEHQGKYYVLDWKSNHLGDDVAVYHGEALKSAMADHRYDLQYQIYALALHRFLRSRVADYSYEQHFGGVYYLFLRGMDGQSQQGIFSAKPTLALLDEMDQLIDGKVIDRRSAQLNDNETGQMGLL; this is encoded by the coding sequence CATCGATGATCATGCTGGTGCGGCGAAAACTCTGCTTAACGCTGAAAGACAAATGGATGAGGCAGCGGTATACACCATTCACGGTTTCTGTCAGCGAATGTTGACCCAAAATGCTTTTGAATCAGGAAGCCGTTTTGATAATGAATTTGTGACCGATGAAAGCCACCTAAAAGCGCAAGTGGTTGCCGACTATTGGCGTAAACAGTTCTACCCGCTGCCCATTCAACTGGCTGGTGAGGTTCGTAATATTTGGGGCTCTCCCGCTTCGTTATTAGCAGACGTAAATCGTTATCTGACAGGATCTCCGCTGAAATTGACGGTCGATGCGATGTCGGGCGACCTGCAAACTCTACACAATCAAAACCTAGATAAAGTGAAGCAACTTAAAGCGCTGTGGTGTGAATCTGAAGCGGACTTTTTGGCTTTGATCTCTGGTTCAGATGTGAACAAGCGCAGCTACACCAAGAAGTCTTTACCGACTTGGTTAGAAGCGGTGACTGCATGGGCACAAAGCGACACTCATGATTACCAGTTTCCAGATAAATTAGAGAAGTTCTCACAAGCCACTCTAATTGAAAAAACACTAAAGGGCACCGCGCCTCAGCACGCGGTGTTTGAGGCGATTGAGGACTTCTTAAATTCTCCAGCAGATCTAAAAGCTCCGTTGCTGGCGCATGCGATTACCCATTGTCGAACTATGTTAGCCAAGGCGAAACAACAGAAGCAGTGGCTATCATTTGATGACTTGCTGACTCAGTTGTCGGCGTCGATTGATGTGGATGAGCAATCACTGCTGGTGGAGAGAATCCGCACCTTATACCCAGTGGCTATGATCGATGAATTCCAAGATACCGATCCGCTGCAATACAGTATTTTTAGCCGAATATATCTCGATAACCCGCAGTGTGGTCTGTTTATGATCGGTGACCCGAAGCAGGCTATCTACGGTTTCCGTGGCGCGGATATCTTTACCTACATTAAGGCAAGAAACCAAGTTAGTGCTCACTATACGTTAGGCACTAACTGGCGTTCGAGTGCTGATATGGTCAGCGCGGTAAACCAAGTGTTTATGAATTCAGATAGCCCGTTTATCTACGACCAAGACATTCCATTTCTGCCCGTCGCTGCCAGTCCATCGGCTGATAAACGTCAATGGGTAATGAACGGAGAAACTCAACACGCACTGACCTTTTGGCTACAAGAAGCAGAAGATAAGCCACTACCTAAAGGCGAATATCACAAGGCAATGGCAGAAGCGACGGCGAGTCAAATTCAAACCATTCTGGCCGCTTCTCAAAATCATCAAGTCTATTTTGATAACGGCAAAAAACAACATGCCGTGAATGCGGGTGATATTGCTGTTTTGGTTCGAACCGGTAGTGAAGCTCGCCTGATCAAGAACGCGCTATCGGAGCAAGGCATTGCGAGTGTGTATTTGTCCAACCGAGACAGTGTGTTTACCAGCTTGGTCGCGCAAGATATTCAACGCCTGCTACAAGCGGTGCTGACACCAGAAAACGATCGTGCATTGCGTGCCAGTTTAGCCTCCGAGTTGTTTGCTCTGGATGCGGCTTCATTGGATGAACTCAATAATGATGAGGTTGTGTGGGAAAACGTAGTTAACGAATTTCGAGAATATCGTAAGTTGTGGCTTCAGCGCGGCGTGCTGCCAATGCTTCGTAGCGTTATTAGCAAACGACATCTCGCTGAGCGCTTACTGGAAGAAGAAAATGGTGAGCGCTCACTCACTGATTTGATGCACATTGGCGAATTGCTACAACAAGCAAGGCAGGAACTCGACAGTGACTATGGCTTGCTGCGTTGGTTGGCAGAAGCGATTTCCGATGCTCAGAATGGTTTAGGTGGCAGTGAAGACGATATTCAACGCCTTGAATCAGAAAGAAACTTGGTTCAAATCGTTACCATTCATAAGTCGAAAGGCTTGGAATATGACCTGGTATTTTTGCCGTTTGTCGCGAGCTACCGTGAAGCGAGCGAAGGCAAGTTCTACGATCATGATTCAGATACTACCGTGCTTGATATTACTGGCAGCGACAGTGCCTTAGCACAAGCCGATAAAGAGCGATTGGCGGAAGACTTACGCTTGATTTATGTGGCGCTGACTCGTGCAGTATATGGATGTTTTATTGGTATGGCTCCTTTACGTAAAGGGCGTTCAACCAAAGAGCCAACTGGCGTTCACTTGAGTGCTATGGGCTATTTGGTTCAAAACGGACAAGAGCAAGGCATCGCCGAGTTGCATCAAGCTCTATCGGCTATTGAGGGTAAGAATTCCAGTGTGCTGTTAGCCGAAACACCTACCGCTCACGAACAAATTTTTGTGCAAACAGAGCAAGTGAGTGACGACTTACAGGCCAGTGAACTTAAGGCTTCAATTGACCGAGCTTGGCGTATTACCAGTTACTCGGGGCTTGTAAAGCAAGGCAGTCACGGTGCGAGCCATGACGCGACTATTGAGGTGTCTGGCTTTGATATTGACTCGGCGGATGAACAAGATGAGTCGGAATTGATTGAACCTGAACGTTCTATATTCACGTTCCCTCGCGGCGCTCGCCCGGGTACCTTCTTACACACCTTGTTTGAGGATGTTGAATTTACCGAGCCAGCAACCAGCGAACATAACACGCAAGTAATCACTCACTTATTAGAGTCGGAGCAATACGAACTAGAGTGGTTACCTGTGCTTCAACAACTGGTCGATACGGTGCTGAACACCGCGCTGGATGGTAAGAACTTAAAGCTAAGCGAGAAAGACTCAACGCAACGATTAGTCGAGATGGAGTTCTTGTTGCCGATCGAAGTGTTAGCCGCATCGGAATTGAATCAAACCATTCAGTATCACGATCCGCTATCAGCAAAAGCGGGTGACCTTGGTTTCCAAACCGTGCAAGGCATGTTGAAAGGCTTTATCGATTTGGTGTTCGAGCACCAAGGTAAATACTATGTCCTCGACTGGAAATCGAATCATTTAGGTGATGACGTTGCTGTCTACCATGGTGAAGCATTGAAATCGGCGATGGCCGACCACCGTTACGATCTGCAATATCAAATCTATGCGTTGGCATTGCATCGTTTCTTACGCAGTCGTGTTGCAGATTACAGTTATGAACAACATTTTGGTGGGGTTTATTACTTGTTTTTAAGAGGAATGGACGGCCAATCTCAACAAGGTATTTTCTCGGCTAAACCTACATTGGCTTTGCTCGATGAAATGGATCAATTGATTGACGGTAAAGTGATAGACAGACGTTCAGCACAATTGAATGACAATGAAACTGGACAGATGGGGCTTCTATAA